The following coding sequences lie in one Verrucomicrobiales bacterium genomic window:
- a CDS encoding right-handed parallel beta-helix repeat-containing protein: protein MNIRRLLFISALLITSPLALRADFFVAPQGLDTHPGTKEKPFATLERARDAVRARKSGPGNVTVWLRGGDYRRTNALELTKADSGTVSAPVVWSAYRNERVRLLGGQVLTGFETLRDEAILDRLDPSARGQVLQLNLRTLGITRFGEMKSRGFARSTTPSHCELFFKQRPMVLARWPNEGTWEKIAGFPTESGKNDDHGGNIGELPGGFLYSGDRPRRWRDTSHVWVHGYWAWDWANSYERVSRLDLDRRLIQTAPPHGLYGFRASQRFHFLNVLEELDQPGEWFLDDASGSLYFWPPAPIVSGQTILSLMDQPVIRLTEVEFVTARGLTIEATRGSGVEIKAGKSNRIESCLLRNLGNLGVSVSGGTDHGVVGCDIFDTGDGGVSLGGGDRQTLSPAGHFVENCHFQRQGRWSKCYVPAVLLNGVGHRVSHNLIHDHPHCAILFTGNDHLIEFNDIHHIAQETGDVGAIYTGRDYSYRGNRIRHNYIHETGGVGMGSMGVYMDDCVSGTEVYGNVFYKVHWAMFIGGGRDHRVENNLFVDCDPAVRADARGMDRTPVWRNMVNDYMRQQLAAVPLELYRERYPGMKTLDAYYGAPGRAVIDREAFVGVPAEGNSLVRNVCVGKWFEAGWHAKQESFEVRDNFVSSDGSQVAAAADGFRLPKNSPAWKLGFRPIPFDQIGLRHDAARRRLERVR, encoded by the coding sequence GCGACGCGGTGCGAGCGCGCAAAAGCGGCCCAGGCAACGTGACCGTCTGGCTGCGCGGCGGCGACTATCGACGCACCAATGCCCTCGAATTGACCAAGGCCGATTCAGGAACCGTGTCTGCTCCCGTGGTCTGGAGCGCCTACCGAAATGAGAGGGTCCGCTTGCTGGGCGGGCAGGTCCTGACTGGCTTCGAAACTCTGCGAGATGAGGCAATCCTGGATCGCCTGGACCCCTCGGCGCGCGGGCAGGTCCTCCAGCTGAATCTGCGAACGCTCGGCATCACCCGCTTTGGTGAGATGAAGTCGCGTGGGTTTGCCCGTTCCACGACTCCCTCCCACTGCGAGCTGTTTTTCAAGCAACGACCGATGGTTTTGGCTCGTTGGCCGAACGAAGGGACCTGGGAAAAAATCGCAGGTTTCCCCACAGAGAGCGGCAAGAACGATGATCATGGCGGCAATATCGGAGAGCTTCCGGGTGGGTTTTTGTATTCGGGCGATCGGCCGCGCCGTTGGCGTGACACGAGTCATGTGTGGGTGCATGGCTACTGGGCTTGGGATTGGGCCAACTCCTATGAGCGCGTCTCCAGGCTGGACCTCGATCGACGCCTGATTCAAACCGCGCCCCCTCACGGACTCTACGGCTTTCGCGCCAGCCAGCGGTTCCATTTTCTGAACGTGCTGGAAGAACTGGACCAACCCGGTGAATGGTTTTTGGATGATGCGAGCGGCTCGCTCTATTTTTGGCCGCCGGCCCCGATCGTTTCCGGGCAGACGATTCTCTCCTTGATGGATCAACCCGTGATCCGCCTGACTGAGGTTGAGTTCGTTACCGCGCGGGGGCTGACTATCGAGGCGACTCGTGGCAGTGGCGTTGAGATCAAGGCTGGGAAGAGTAATCGCATTGAAAGCTGTCTGCTCCGAAATCTGGGCAACCTGGGCGTTAGCGTGAGTGGCGGGACTGACCATGGAGTGGTGGGATGCGACATCTTCGACACCGGCGATGGCGGGGTGTCGCTCGGTGGCGGAGACCGGCAAACGCTCTCCCCTGCGGGACATTTCGTCGAGAACTGCCACTTCCAAAGGCAGGGTCGCTGGTCGAAGTGCTACGTGCCGGCAGTCTTGCTGAACGGGGTAGGGCACCGGGTGTCGCACAACCTGATCCACGATCATCCCCACTGCGCGATCCTCTTCACCGGCAATGATCACCTGATCGAGTTCAATGACATCCACCACATCGCCCAGGAAACCGGCGACGTCGGCGCGATCTACACCGGACGCGACTACTCCTATCGAGGTAATCGCATTCGTCACAACTACATTCATGAGACCGGCGGAGTTGGAATGGGATCGATGGGTGTCTATATGGACGATTGTGTGAGCGGCACGGAGGTGTACGGCAATGTGTTCTATAAAGTCCATTGGGCCATGTTCATTGGCGGCGGACGCGATCATCGGGTGGAGAACAATCTTTTCGTCGACTGCGATCCCGCCGTCCGCGCTGATGCCCGCGGCATGGATCGAACCCCAGTGTGGCGGAACATGGTTAACGACTATATGCGACAGCAACTCGCGGCCGTTCCATTGGAGCTTTACCGCGAGCGCTATCCGGGCATGAAGACGCTGGACGCGTACTACGGAGCGCCGGGCAGGGCGGTCATTGATCGCGAGGCGTTCGTCGGAGTGCCAGCTGAAGGTAACTCGCTGGTCAGGAACGTGTGTGTCGGAAAGTGGTTTGAAGCGGGTTGGCATGCCAAGCAGGAATCGTTTGAGGTTCGTGACAACTTCGTAAGCTCTGATGGCTCGCAGGTTGCCGCGGCCGCCGATGGTTTTCGGCTTCCCAAGAATTCGCCGGCCTGGAAGTTAGGTTTCCGTCCCATTCCCTTTGATCAAATCGGTCTGCGCCATGATGCAGCGCGGCGTCGTTTGGAGCGAGTGCGCTGA